In a genomic window of Drosophila takahashii strain IR98-3 E-12201 chromosome 3L, DtakHiC1v2, whole genome shotgun sequence:
- the yellow-k gene encoding uncharacterized protein yellow-k, with protein sequence MPTADVDNLMDFLEQLQRKQTSGSKLSDSSRLKMVIQVGLGFLLVGLALPTEAWLLSQSGLNESSYHVRHLSMHFSRVFLSVNVENSDSPTLIEAQWPVSYFPMPTVVFPHIDVHAKGNHDDCSLLQQAHWSQVDALSRLWVMDIGLPGGGRCSPRLFVFDLLRNNAELLRIDCGHHIKANDTESLVVQMGPKGPGCEHERHIYFILGKVAEIIAYDILEQTWSIRSLESHKYENMNQSFPIKPVDFTFGIQGELILADQDGDLYSSVDRLEKNELATNSISNSIKLTHLGSLLGSSRSMIIDNFGTLYYVIPKFGAVVRCAKLANITAEGNEIIYLTSKNIQQIFFTSNDALWVLSDRVLNAKDMCFPSL encoded by the coding sequence ATGCCAACTGCTGATGTAGACAATTTGATGGACTTCTTGGAGCAGCTACAACGTAAGCAGACCTCTGGCTCTAAGCTCAGTGACAGTTCTCGTTTAAAGATGGTCATACAAGTCGGGTTGGGTTTTCTCCTGGTTGGTTTGGCTTTGCCCACAGAAGCCTGGCTGTTGTCCCAATCCGGCCTAAACGAATCCAGTTACCACGTCCGTCACTTGTCGATGCACTTCTCGCGAGTTTTTCTTAGCGTTAATGTGGAAAATAGTGATTCCCCCACTCTGATCGAAGCCCAATGGCCAGTTTCGTATTTTCCAATGCCCACTGTGGTCTTTCCTCACATCGATGTTCATGCAAAGGGAAACCACGACGATTGCTCCTTGCTGCAGCAGGCCCACTGGTCCCAGGTGGATGCACTGAGTCGACTGTGGGTCATGGACATTGGACTCCCGGGCGGCGGCAGGTGCTCGCCCCGATTGTTTGTCTTCGATCTGCTGCGTAACAATGCGGAGCTACTGAGAATCGATTGCGGACATCATATAAAGGCCAACGACACCGAATCTCTGGTGGTGCAAATGGGACCCAAGGGTCCGGGTTGCGAGCACGAACGGCACATCTACTTCATCCTGGGCAAAGTAGCGGAAATCATAGCCTACGACATCCTGGAGCAGACGTGGTCCATTCGATCCCTCGAGAGTCACAAGTACGAGAACATGAACCAGTCGTTTCCCATCAAGCCAGTGGACTTTACTTTCGGCATCCAAGGCGAACTCATCCTCGCCGATCAGGATGGAGATCTATACAGCTCGGTGGATAGACTGGAAAAGAACGAATTAGCCACCAATTCAATTAGCAACTCCATTAAACTCACCCATTTGGGCAGCCTCCTGGGCAGCAGTCGCAGCATGATCATCGATAATTTCGGCACCTTGTACTATGTAATCCCCAAATTTGGAGCTGTAGTGCGTTGTGCTAAGCTGGCCAACATTACAGCAGAGGGCAATGAAATCATCTATCTCACATCGAAGAACATCCAGCAGATATTTTTCACCTCCAACGATGCTTTATGGGTGCTAAGTGATCGGGTCTTGAATGCCAAGGACATGTGCTTCCCTAGCTTatga
- the LOC108066351 gene encoding uncharacterized protein — MTSSDSTLYFTAVEDMFKEVLTIDGEDEVPENEGASETPKRCVRLRQQKLFANDTSSFVISRRSPRIESKLNLKVNISPGRLRELRGEEVLRMRKDRAEKERLKPQRRLTLRI, encoded by the coding sequence ATGACCTCCTCCGATTCCACGCTATACTTCACCGCCGTCGAGGATATGTTCAAGGAAGTGTTAACAATAGACGGCGAGGACGAGGTTCCTGAGAACGAAGGGGCATCTGAAACTCCGAAGCGCTGTGTGCGATTACGACAGCAAAAGTTGTTCGCGAATGACACCAGTAGTTTTGTAATAAGTCGCCGATCCCCGAGGATTGAATCTAAACTCAATCTGAAAGTGAATATATCGCCCGGTAGGCTACGGGAGCTTCGTGGTGAGGAGGTCCTGCGGATGCGCAAGGATCGAGCGGAAAAAGAGCGCCTGAAGCCTCAGAGACGTCTCACCTTGAGGATTTAA
- the mex1 gene encoding protein midgut expression 1, with translation MCNALCECLKCPGKVVCCCCSCACKMLLSIVFSALLMVVVIGLIVYFTVYYHKDKATDEVRNQVAKMAPIVKRSIRDYFNKEY, from the exons ATGTGCAACGCTCTCTGTGAATGCCTCAAATGCCCCGGCAAAGTGGTTTGCTG ctgctgctcctgcgccTGCAAGATGCTTTTGAGCATCGTGTTTTCTGCGCTTCTTATGGTCGTGGTCATCGGATTGATTGTCTACTTCACCGTCTACTATCACAAGGATAAGGCCACTGACGAGGTGCGGAATCAGGTCGCTAAAATGGCGCCAATTGTAAAGCGCAGCATACGCGACTACTTTAACAAGGAATACTGA